The genomic interval CGCAACCGCACGGCTCATGGTAGAAGGCGGAGATATCGCTCGATTGATAACGCAGCAACGGTTGCGCGTAATTGTGCAGGCCGGTGGCGACAATCCGACCCAGCCCGTCTGCGGGCCGGCCGTCTTCACCGAGAAGCTCCGTTACGCCGAAATCGATATCGAGATGCTTGCCTTCGTGGCGGTGGCATTCGGTCGCAAAGATCACCCGCTCCGACATGCCGAGGAAATCGTACACTTTGCAAACAAATGCCTTTTCGATCGCTGCGCGCTGGTTCGGCAACAGCGGTTCGGCCGAGGTGAATACCGCCTTAACCGGGAACGATTCGCCGCGACGGTTGAGATAGGCAGCGACAATCGACAGCGTCGACGGAAAACCCTCGATCGCCACCGGCTGGAATCTCGCCAGTCGGTCAATGTAATGGCCGAGATTCGTTTCAGAGAGGTGGAACGCCGAGAAGAAGAGCTGATTCAGTGTCCAGTTTTGGCGCCAGTACGGCGGCTTCTTGACCTCGGCGGGCACGATCTGCCGGCCGATGAAATACGCCATGCGGTCGAACGGATTGACGCCGGCCTGCCGCTTTTGCCGCCAGTCCACCACGGTCTTGACCATGCAGACGTTCCTATCCCAGACGATGCGAATCGGGTTGGCTGTCGTGCCGGAACTGAACCCGACGATCAAATCCGATTTGCGCACACTCTCGGCAATCAATTGTTCGCCGTAGTCGCGCATCTGCTGGCGCGTCAACACCGGCAGCTTCGGCAAGTCTGCCGCCGATCGAAAGTCCGTCGGCGTCAGCTTGCGTTCCTGCATGATCCGGCGGTAGTACGGCACATTGCGATAGCAGTGCGCGATCAACAGCCGCAGCTTTTCCGATTGGTAAGCCTCCAGCTCGGCGGCCGACATCGACGCGTGGCGTTCGAACTCTTCCAGCAGCCGCTGGAACTTCCGACCGTATTCGCGATAATACAGCTTCAGGCCGTAGAGCGAAATGCCGACGGTCTGCAGGATGATCGGGCTCAACAAGTAGAATTTGTGAAACAGTCCGGTCATGTCTTAAACGCGCCTGCGTCTTCGGGTTGATTTCCTCAGCTCTCCTTGCCGGTCTCGCGCGGTTCCGTACTACTCAGCAGTAACGCGAAATCGGCATTCTGGTTTCTTTGTCGGTCGCGAAATGCCGCAAATCGAGGCCGCAAGACCATGATTTCCTCCCGCCGCCGCCTACGGACAGGCGGAACACGGCTGCGGCCCGCCGCCGAAGATATAGTTAATCAAGTAGACGGCATCGGAAATGCTGA from Candidatus Zixiibacteriota bacterium carries:
- a CDS encoding phenylacetate--CoA ligase family protein, giving the protein MTGLFHKFYLLSPIILQTVGISLYGLKLYYREYGRKFQRLLEEFERHASMSAAELEAYQSEKLRLLIAHCYRNVPYYRRIMQERKLTPTDFRSAADLPKLPVLTRQQMRDYGEQLIAESVRKSDLIVGFSSGTTANPIRIVWDRNVCMVKTVVDWRQKRQAGVNPFDRMAYFIGRQIVPAEVKKPPYWRQNWTLNQLFFSAFHLSETNLGHYIDRLARFQPVAIEGFPSTLSIVAAYLNRRGESFPVKAVFTSAEPLLPNQRAAIEKAFVCKVYDFLGMSERVIFATECHRHEGKHLDIDFGVTELLGEDGRPADGLGRIVATGLHNYAQPLLRYQSSDISAFYHEPCGCGRPFPRIQDVTTRDEDTVTTPDGRYLSPSALGTATKDLENVEHIQIWQEDLHTIDVRLVPRAGYRDEEGDSIKHSLQTMVGDNVNITVRTVADIPRTSAGKFRWVVSKVPLKF